A stretch of Eleutherodactylus coqui strain aEleCoq1 chromosome 2, aEleCoq1.hap1, whole genome shotgun sequence DNA encodes these proteins:
- the NEUROG1 gene encoding neurogenin-1, translated as MDRTYSDYDTSSRMSFSPSDDEDYSSLQSPYSTGDLTSPAQTPEKCEEGKKKRRGRSRVKNEAILHTIKKTRRVKANDRERNRMHNLNSALDELRSILPCFPDDTKLTKIETLRLAHNYIWALSETLRLADQSKDKPQTELVQPGYMSPEAPPSPGSDAGSWMSTASPSSSSSSSFSACTSNPSSPAMSEDCYYGHTKTLFSLHSIPQNFMQHSACFVQYQ; from the coding sequence ATGGACAGAACATACTCAGATTATGATACCTCCAGCAGGATGTCCTTCTCCCCATCAGATGATGAGGACTACAGCAGTCTTCAGTCTCCCTACTCCACTGGAGAcctcacatctccagcacaaACTCCAGAAAAATGTGAGGaggggaaaaagaaaagaagGGGCAGAAGTAGGGTTAAAAATGAAGCCATTCTTCACACCATCAAGAAGACCAGAAGAGTGAAAGCTAATGACAGGGAGAGGAACAGAATGCACAATCTCAACTCAGCCTTAGATGAACTCAGAAGCATCTTGCCCTGCTTCCCTGATGACACAAAGTTAACTAAGATTGAGACTCTAAGACTGGCTCACAATTACATCTGGGCTCTATCTGAAACATTGAGGTTAGCTGACCAGAGCAAAGACAAGCCCCAAACAGAACTTGTGCAACCAGGATACATGAGTCCTGAAGCTCCTCCAAGCCCTGGAAGTGATGCTGGATCATGGATGTCCACAGCCTCTccatcttcatcatcatcatcttctttCTCAGCCTGTACCTCAAATCCAAGCAGCCCAGCTATGTCTGAAGACTGCTACTATGGACACACAAAAACCCTTTTCTCACTCCATAGCATCCCTCAGAACTTTATGCAGCATTCTGCTTGCTTTGTGCAGTACCAGTAG